The Aquila chrysaetos chrysaetos chromosome 6, bAquChr1.4, whole genome shotgun sequence genome window below encodes:
- the LOC115343096 gene encoding E3 ubiquitin-protein ligase TRIM62, which yields MACSLKDELLCSICLSIYQDPVSFGCEHYFCRRCITEHWVRQEPQGTRDCPECRRTFTEPTLAPSLKLANIVERYSAFPLDAILGAQRSPFPCKDHEKVKLFCLTDRAVVCFFCDEPAVHEQHQVTNVDDAFEELQRELKEQLQGLQESERGHTEALHLLKRQLAETKSSAKSLRVTIGEAFERLHRLLRERQKAMLEELEADTARTLTDIEQKIQRYSQQLRKVQEGSQILQERLAEADKHVFLAGVASLSERLKGKIHETNLTYEDFPTSKYMGPLQYTIWKSLFQDIHPVPAALTLDPGTAHHRLILSDDCTIVAYGNLHPQPLQDSPKRFDVEVSVLGSEAFGGGVHYWEVVVSEKTQWMIGLAHEAVTRKGSIQIQPSRGFYCIVMHDGNQYSACTEPWTRLNVKSKLEKVGVFLDYDKGLLIFYNADDMSWLYTFRERFPGKLCSYFSPGQSHANGKNVQPLRINTVRI from the exons ATGGCTTGCAGCCTGAAGGAcgagctgctctgctccatctGCCTGAGCATCTACCAGGACCCAGTGAGCTTCGGCTGCGAGCACTACTTCTGCCGCCGGTGCATCACCGAGCACTGGGTACGTCAGGAACCCCAGGGCACCCGTGACTGCCCCGAGTGTCGCCGAACCTTCACCGAACCCACCCTGGCCCCCAGCCTTAAGCTGGCCAACATCGTGGAGCGTTACAGCGCCTTCCCCTTGGATGCCATCCTGGGTGCCCAacgcagccccttcccctgcaaAGACCACGAGAAGGTCAAGCTCTTCTGCCTCACTGACCGCGCCGTTGTCTGCTTCTTCTGCGATGAGCCCGCCGTGCACGAGCAGCACCAGGTCACCAACGTGGACGATGCTTTCGAGGAGCTGCAG cgggagctgaaggagcagctccaggggctgcaggagagtGAGCGTGGTCACACTGAAGCCCTGCACCTCCTCAAACGGCAGCTGGCCGAGACCAAG TCCTCAGCTAAGAGCCTGCGGGTGACTATCGGGGAGGCTTTCGAGCGGCTGCACCGGCTGCTGCGGGAGCGGCAGAAGGCgatgctggaggagctggaggcgGACACGGCGCGGACGCTGACTGACATCGAGCAGAAGATCCAACGCTACAGCCAGCAGCTCCGCAAGGTGCAGGAGGGCAGCCAGATCCTCCAGGAGCGCTTGGCCGAAGCCGACAAACACGTCTTTTTAGCCGGTGTTGCGTCCCTTTCCGAGAG GCTGAAGGGGAAGATCCACGAGACCAACCTGACCTACGAGGACTTTCCCACCTCCAAATACATGGGGCCACTGCAGTACACCATCTGGAAATCCCTTTTCCAGGATATCCATCCCG TGCCGGCAGCCCTGACGTTGGACCCTGGCACGGCTCACCACCGCCTCATCCTCTCCGATGACTGCACCATCGTGGCCTACGGCAACCTGCACCCCCAACCGCTGCAGGACTCCCCCAAACGCTTCGACGTGGAGGTCTCGGTCTTGGGTTCAGAGGCGTTCGGCGGCGGGGTCCACTACTGGGAGGTGGTGGTCTCCGAGAAGACCCAGTGGATGATTGGTTTGGCCCACGAAGCTGTCACTCGCAAGGGCAGCATCCAAATTCAACCCAGCCGAGGTTTTTATTGCATCGTCATGCACGATGGTAACCAGTACAGCGCCTGCACCGAGCCCTGGACCCGGCTCAATGTCAAGAGCAAGCTGGAGAAGGTGGGGGTCTTCCTGGACTATGACAAGGGGCTTCTCATCTTCTACAATGCTGACGACATGTCCTGGCTCTACACCTTTCGGGAGAGGTTTCCTGGCAAGCTCTGCTCTTATTTTAGCCCCGGGCAGAGTCACGCCAATGGGAAGAACGTCCAACCCCTCCGGATCAACACCGTTCGCATCTAA
- the LOC115343098 gene encoding small vasohibin-binding protein isoform X2, giving the protein MGRGGAVGQGWSSRPKGAVEPGVGVGAVRGAEGSEEEQRGWLKRGWPWHDPPLPLPPLQPWSPVGGGRKERPKPREPAARLEKAKQKSAQQELKQRQRAEIYALNRVMTELEQQQFDSFCKQMQASGE; this is encoded by the exons ATGGGCCGTGGGGGGGCCGTGGGGCAGGGGTGGAGCAGCAGGCCCAAGGGGGCTGTGGAACCCGGAGTAGGCGTGGGGGCTGTCCGTGGGGCTGAGGGCAGTGAGGAGGAGCAGCGAGGCTGGCTGAAGAGAGGGTGGCCCTGGCATGaccccccactccccctccctcccctccagccatGGAGCccagtggggggggggcggaagGAGAGGCCGAAGCCCCGGGAGCCAGCGGCTCGCCTGGAGAAGGCCAAGCAGAAATCagctcagcaggagctgaagcAGAGGCAGCGGGCAGAG ATCTACGCCCTCAACCGAGTGATGacagagctggagcagcagcagtttgaTTCCTTCTGCAAGCAGATGCAGGCCTCCGGCGAGTGA
- the TMEM269 gene encoding transmembrane protein 269 isoform X2 yields MWMVSPPVGIFQSTKKLFLSERAGQGQTLEFIRKNAANGLSVANLVAGLSSVLCSLNRQYHHSCWLLLVGFLLDLADGAVARQLDACSALGAKLDDFADFTTFGLATALLLQPQGILDGLLAIAYVMAVFARLCFFSSGIPFTYRGLPCPYASSLLAGTFLLTGGNVTLLRVTAIVMILFMVDQGFYPHDKVLESQLWKKLVYAGGVAAVLFAPPAVASIYCLAWSMSYIIFPFAIWSCKA; encoded by the exons ATGTGGATGGTGTCACCACCGGTCG GTATTTTCCAGTCCACGAAGAAGCTGTTCCTGAGCGAGCGAGCTGGCCAGGGTCAGACCCTGGAGTTCATCCGGAAAAACGCTGCTAACGGGCTCTCCGTGGCCAATTTGGTGGCGGGGCTCTCCTCCGTCCTCTGCAGCCTCAATAG GCAATACCACCACtcgtgctggctgctgctggtaGGGTTTCTGCTTGATCTGGCCGACGGAGCCGTCGCCCGACAGCTTGACGCCTGCTCAGCACTGG GTGCCAAACTGGATGATTTCGCCGACTTCACCACCTTTGGGCtggccacagctctgctgctgcagccgcAGGGCATCCTGGACGGGCTGCTGGCCATCGCCTATGTGATGGCCGTATTTGCTCGCCTGTGCTTCTTCTCCAGCG GGATCCCCTTCACTTACCGGGGGCTGCCCTGTCCCTACGCCTCCTCGCTGCTGGCGGGCACCTTCTTGCTGACAGGGGGTAACGTCACCCTGCTGCGTGTCACTGCCATCGTCATGATCCTCTTCATGGTCGATCAGGGTTTCTATCCCCACGACAAGGTGCTGGAGTCCCAGCTCTGGAAGAAATTGGTTTACGCTGGAG GCGTGGCAGCCGTCCTCTTCGCGCCACCGGCAGTGGCTTCCATCTATTGCCTCGCCTGGTCGATGTCCTACATCATCTTCCCCTTCGCCATCTGGAGCTGCAAAGCCTAA
- the LOC115343098 gene encoding small vasohibin-binding protein isoform X1 — protein sequence MRAAHTPPPHPHPRRRHFCACAAGRAAARREGGAPPPSCPGHCPPWSPVGGGRKERPKPREPAARLEKAKQKSAQQELKQRQRAEIYALNRVMTELEQQQFDSFCKQMQASGE from the exons ATGCGCGCtgcccacaccccccccccccatccccatccgCGCAGGCGGCACTTTTGCGCATGCGCCGCAGGCCGGGCAGCCGCGCGCCGAGAGGGCGGGGCCCCGCCGCCATCTTGCCCCGGGCACTGCCCC ccatGGAGCccagtggggggggggcggaagGAGAGGCCGAAGCCCCGGGAGCCAGCGGCTCGCCTGGAGAAGGCCAAGCAGAAATCagctcagcaggagctgaagcAGAGGCAGCGGGCAGAG ATCTACGCCCTCAACCGAGTGATGacagagctggagcagcagcagtttgaTTCCTTCTGCAAGCAGATGCAGGCCTCCGGCGAGTGA
- the TMEM269 gene encoding transmembrane protein 269 isoform X3 has protein sequence MWMVSPPVGIFQSTKKLFLSERAGQGQTLEFIRKNAANGLSVANLVAGLSSVLCSLNRQYHHSCWLLLVGFLLDLADGAVARQLDACSALGAKLDDFADFTTFGLATALLLQPQGILDGLLAIAYVMAVFARLCFFSSGGNVTLLRVTAIVMILFMVDQGFYPHDKVLESQLWKKLVYAGGVAAVLFAPPAVASIYCLAWSMSYIIFPFAIWSCKA, from the exons ATGTGGATGGTGTCACCACCGGTCG GTATTTTCCAGTCCACGAAGAAGCTGTTCCTGAGCGAGCGAGCTGGCCAGGGTCAGACCCTGGAGTTCATCCGGAAAAACGCTGCTAACGGGCTCTCCGTGGCCAATTTGGTGGCGGGGCTCTCCTCCGTCCTCTGCAGCCTCAATAG GCAATACCACCACtcgtgctggctgctgctggtaGGGTTTCTGCTTGATCTGGCCGACGGAGCCGTCGCCCGACAGCTTGACGCCTGCTCAGCACTGG GTGCCAAACTGGATGATTTCGCCGACTTCACCACCTTTGGGCtggccacagctctgctgctgcagccgcAGGGCATCCTGGACGGGCTGCTGGCCATCGCCTATGTGATGGCCGTATTTGCTCGCCTGTGCTTCTTCTCCAGCG GGGGTAACGTCACCCTGCTGCGTGTCACTGCCATCGTCATGATCCTCTTCATGGTCGATCAGGGTTTCTATCCCCACGACAAGGTGCTGGAGTCCCAGCTCTGGAAGAAATTGGTTTACGCTGGAG GCGTGGCAGCCGTCCTCTTCGCGCCACCGGCAGTGGCTTCCATCTATTGCCTCGCCTGGTCGATGTCCTACATCATCTTCCCCTTCGCCATCTGGAGCTGCAAAGCCTAA
- the TMEM269 gene encoding transmembrane protein 269 isoform X1 yields the protein MWMVSPPVGIFQSTKKLFLSERAGQGQTLEFIRKNAANGLSVANLVAGLSSVLCSLNRQYHHSCWLLLVGFLLDLADGAVARQLDACSALGAKLDDFADFTTFGLATALLLQPQGILDGLLAIAYVMAVFARLCFFSSAGIPFTYRGLPCPYASSLLAGTFLLTGGNVTLLRVTAIVMILFMVDQGFYPHDKVLESQLWKKLVYAGGVAAVLFAPPAVASIYCLAWSMSYIIFPFAIWSCKA from the exons ATGTGGATGGTGTCACCACCGGTCG GTATTTTCCAGTCCACGAAGAAGCTGTTCCTGAGCGAGCGAGCTGGCCAGGGTCAGACCCTGGAGTTCATCCGGAAAAACGCTGCTAACGGGCTCTCCGTGGCCAATTTGGTGGCGGGGCTCTCCTCCGTCCTCTGCAGCCTCAATAG GCAATACCACCACtcgtgctggctgctgctggtaGGGTTTCTGCTTGATCTGGCCGACGGAGCCGTCGCCCGACAGCTTGACGCCTGCTCAGCACTGG GTGCCAAACTGGATGATTTCGCCGACTTCACCACCTTTGGGCtggccacagctctgctgctgcagccgcAGGGCATCCTGGACGGGCTGCTGGCCATCGCCTATGTGATGGCCGTATTTGCTCGCCTGTGCTTCTTCTCCAGCG CAGGGATCCCCTTCACTTACCGGGGGCTGCCCTGTCCCTACGCCTCCTCGCTGCTGGCGGGCACCTTCTTGCTGACAGGGGGTAACGTCACCCTGCTGCGTGTCACTGCCATCGTCATGATCCTCTTCATGGTCGATCAGGGTTTCTATCCCCACGACAAGGTGCTGGAGTCCCAGCTCTGGAAGAAATTGGTTTACGCTGGAG GCGTGGCAGCCGTCCTCTTCGCGCCACCGGCAGTGGCTTCCATCTATTGCCTCGCCTGGTCGATGTCCTACATCATCTTCCCCTTCGCCATCTGGAGCTGCAAAGCCTAA
- the LOC115343191 gene encoding LOW QUALITY PROTEIN: zinc finger protein 362-like (The sequence of the model RefSeq protein was modified relative to this genomic sequence to represent the inferred CDS: deleted 1 base in 1 codon) — protein sequence MAVGKTPRSHGSEKRPACSTRSQLELEMDADKGKQRQYSQRMAEPRFNNPYFWPPPPTMPSQLDNLVLINKIKEQLMAEKIRPPHLPPTSVASQQPLLVPPSPAESSQSIMSLPKLQQVPGLHPQAVPQPDVALHARPATSTVTGLGLASRAPAVSTSESSTGTGTTTPSTPTSTSQSRLIASSPTLISGITSPPLLDSIKTIQGHGLLGAPKAERGRKKIKAENPSGPPVLVVPYPILASGETAKEGKTYRCKVCPLTFFTKSEMQIHSKSHTEAKPHKCPHCSKSFANASYLAQHLRIHLGVKPYHCSYCEKSFRQLSHLQQHTRIHTGDRPYKCPHPGCEKAFTQLSNLQSHQRQHNKDKPYKCPNCYRAYTDSASLQIHLSAHAIKHAKAYCCSMCGRAYTSETYLMKHMSKHTVVEHLVSQHSPQRTESPGIPVRISLI from the exons ATGGCTGTTG gaaaaaccCCACGTTCCCACGGGTCGG AAAAACGCCCCGCGTGCAGCACCCGGTCTCAGCTAGAGCTGGAGATGGACGCGGATAAGGGGAAGCAGCGCCAGTACTCGCAGAG gaTGGCGGAGCCTCGCTTCAACAACCCCTACTTctggccg cccccccccaccatgccCAGCCAG CTGGACAACCTGGTCCTGATCAACAAAATCAAGGAGCAGTTGATGGCGGAGAAGATCCGACCCCCGCACTTGCCCCCCACCTCTGTGGCCTCCCAGCAGCCCCTCCTGGTGCCCCCCTCGCCCGCCGAAAGCAGCCAGTCCATCATGTCCCTCCCCAAACTGCAGCAGGTCCCGGGTCTCCACCCTCAAGCCGTCCCCCAGCCCGACGTGGCCCTGCACGCCCGACCGGCCACCAGCACCGTCACAG GGTTGGGGCTGGCTTCCCGTGCGCCAGCGGTCAGCACCTCCGAATCCAGCACGGGGACAGGGACCACCACCCCATCGACTCCCACCTCCACCAGCCAGAGCCGCCTCATCGCCTCCTCGCCCACCCTAATCTCAGGAATCACCAGCCCTCCCCTCCTCGACTCCATAAAGACAATCCAGGGCCACGGCTTGCTGGGGGCACCCAAGGCAGAACGAGGCCGTAAGAAGATCAAAGCGGAAAATCCCTCGGGACCGCCGGTCCTGGTGGTGCCCTATCCCATCCTGGCCTCGGGGGAGACCGCCAAAGAGGGAAAGACGTACAG GTGTAAGGTCTGCCCCTTGACGTTCTTCACCAAGTCGGAGATGCAGATCCACTCCAAGTCGCACACAGAGGCCAAGCCCCACAAGTGCCCCCATTGCTCCAAATCCTTTGCCAACGCCTCCTACCTGGCCCAGCACCTGCGCATCCACCTGGGTGTCAAACCGTACCACTGCTCCTACTGCGAGAAGTCTTTCCGCCAGCTGtcccacctccagcagcacacCAG AATCCACACCGGCGACAGACCCTACAAGTGCCCGCACCCTGGCTGCGAAAAGGCCTTCACGCAACTCTCCAACCTCCAG TCTCACCAGCGACAGCACAACAAGGACAAGCCCTACAAGTGCCCCAACTGCTACCGGGCGTACACGGACTCGGCCTCGCTGCAGATCCACCTCTCGGCTCACGCCATCAAGCACGCCAAGGCCTACTGCTGCAGCATGTGCGGCCGCGCCTATACCTCG GAGACCTATTTGATGAAGCACATGTCCAAACACACCGTGGTGGAACACCTGGTCAGCCAACACTCGCCGCAGAGGACGGAGTCACCCGGCATTCCCGTACGGATCTCCCTCATCTAA
- the LOC115343098 gene encoding small vasohibin-binding protein isoform X3 codes for MGRGGAVGQGWSSRPKGAVEPGVGVGGWLKRGWPWHDPPLPLPPLQPWSPVGGGRKERPKPREPAARLEKAKQKSAQQELKQRQRAEIYALNRVMTELEQQQFDSFCKQMQASGE; via the exons ATGGGCCGTGGGGGGGCCGTGGGGCAGGGGTGGAGCAGCAGGCCCAAGGGGGCTGTGGAACCCGGAGTAGGCGTGGGG GGCTGGCTGAAGAGAGGGTGGCCCTGGCATGaccccccactccccctccctcccctccagccatGGAGCccagtggggggggggcggaagGAGAGGCCGAAGCCCCGGGAGCCAGCGGCTCGCCTGGAGAAGGCCAAGCAGAAATCagctcagcaggagctgaagcAGAGGCAGCGGGCAGAG ATCTACGCCCTCAACCGAGTGATGacagagctggagcagcagcagtttgaTTCCTTCTGCAAGCAGATGCAGGCCTCCGGCGAGTGA
- the CELA3B gene encoding chymotrypsin-like elastase family member 3B, which translates to MLSLLLLLVAGGSQATVLLDSRVVNGQDAAPYSWPWQISLQYERDGTFRHTCGGTLIAPDWVMTAAHCISSSLTYEVVLGEYDMGAREGSEQRIPVAPADIFVHPKWRSSCVACGNDIALLKLQRLAVLNTQVQVGQLPPAGTVLPDGYPCYLSGWGRLATGGPLPERLQQALLPVVSYERCTQPDWWGTLAIRRTMICAGGAEKAGCNGDSGGPLNCQAADGHWEVHGIASFVSGLGCNAPKKPTVFTRVSAFEDWIAETMSQN; encoded by the exons ATGCTgagcctcctcctgctgctggtggctggcG GCAGCCAGGCCACGGTGCTGCTGGACTCACGGGTGGTCAACGGGCAGGATGCTGCACCCTATAGCTGGCCTTGGCAG ATCTCGCTGCAGTACGAGCGGGACGGCACCTTCCGCCACACTTGCGGGGGCACCCTGATCGCGCCCGACTGGGTGATGACGGCCGCACACTGCATCTC CTCCTCGCTCACCTACGAGGTGGTGCTGGGTGAGTACGACATGGGTGCCAGGGAGGGCTCCGAGCAGCGCATCCCCGTGGCCCCCGCCGACATCTTCGTCCACCCCAAATGGCGAAGCTCCTGCGTGGCCTGCGG CAATGACATCGCCCTGCTGAAGCTGCAGCGCCTGGCGGTGCTCAACACCCAGGTGCAGGTGGGGCAGCTGCCGCCGGCGGGCACTGTCCTGCCCGATGGGTACCCCTGCTACCTGAGCGGCTGGGGGCGGCTGGCCA CGGGGGGGCCGCTGCCGGAGCGGCTGCAGCAGGCGCTGCTGCCTGTGGTGTCCTACGAGCGCTGCACCCAGCCCGACTGGTGGGGCACCCTCGCCATCCGCCGCACCATGATCTGCGCCGGCGGCGCAGAGAAGGCCGGCTGCAAC GGCGACTCCGGGGGTCCCCTGAACTGCCAGGCAGCCGACGGGCACTGGGAGGTGCACGGCATCGCCAGCTTCGTCTCAGGGCTGGGCTGCAACGCGCCCAAGAAGCCGACGGTCTTCACCCGTGTCTCCGCCTTCGAGGACTGGATCGCCGAG ACCATGAGCCAGAACTGA